TCGATGCGCGGCGCAACCCGGTGGTGGTGCGCGTGCTGCGGCGCGAGCCGTTGCGCGTCCCGGCCGGAGAGTTTTCCACCGTGGTGGTGGAGATGGAAGTGCGCGACCCCGAGCGCTTCGGTGGCCGGGGGCTACTGCGTCTGTACCTCACCGATGATGAACGCCGGCTGCCGGTGCGCATCGAGTCGCAGGTGCCCGTTGCCGGGCAGCTGGTCCTCGAGCTCGAGCCGCGCCCGCCGGACAACCAGAGGAGCACCGAACCATGAGACGCCTTGTTCCGCTGCTGATGATGACGCTGGGCTGGCCGGGGATGGCCGCCGCGCAGACCGCCGTGGAGTTGCAGCCGGGTGGAGAGCTGGCCATCGACGGCACCTCCACGGTGCGTGACTTCACCTGCAAGGCAAAGGGGGTGGAGGCCCGGTTCACTCCGGGCGAGGCCGGCGGTGAGCTCACGTTGGAGCAACTGGCCGGAGCGCTGCGCGAGGCCCAGCTGGAGATTCCCACCGGCAAGCTGGACTGCGCCAACGGGACGATGAACGAGCACATGTATGCCGCCCTGCAGCTGCCGCAACACCCCACCATCCGCTTCCGGATGAGTGGCTACGAGGCGGGTGCTCCGAAGGACGGCCAGGTGCCCCTGCGCCTCCGCGGCGAGCTCACGATGGCGGGGGTGACGAAGCCGGTGGACCTGGTGGCCCGCGCCTCGTCCACGCCCGAGGGCAAGCTGCGGGTGCAGGGCCGGTACCTGCTGCGCATGACGGATTGGGGCGTGCGCCCTCCCACCCTGATGCTGGGCACCCTGAAGGTGGGTGACGCCGTGGTCATCCGCTTCGACCTCGCCCTCGGGCGGAAGTAGGCAGCCGGCACCACCGCTCAGGCGGACTTCACCTTGCCGCCGGCCTGCTCGCCCTTGTCGGCCACGGGCATGAAGACGCGGAAGGTGGTGCCCTTGCCCACTTCGCTGGACACCTCGATGCGCCCACCCATCGCCGTGACGATGCCGTGGCAGATGGACAGGCCCAGCCCCGTTCCCACCCCCACCGGCTTGGTGGTGAAGAAGGGTTTGAACAGCCGCTGGAGGTTCTCCGGCGGAATCCCCACGCCCGTGTCCCGCACCGACACCACCACCCAGCGCTCGTCCGCGCGCTCCGTGGTGACGCGGACGCTGTTCGCCTTCGCGTCTCCCTCGGGGATGGCCTGGCCGGCGTTGACGAGCAGGTTCAGGAACAGCTGCCCGAGCCGCGACTCGTTGGCGAGCACCCGCGGCACCTCCCCG
The sequence above is drawn from the Archangium gephyra genome and encodes:
- a CDS encoding YceI family protein, coding for MRRLVPLLMMTLGWPGMAAAQTAVELQPGGELAIDGTSTVRDFTCKAKGVEARFTPGEAGGELTLEQLAGALREAQLEIPTGKLDCANGTMNEHMYAALQLPQHPTIRFRMSGYEAGAPKDGQVPLRLRGELTMAGVTKPVDLVARASSTPEGKLRVQGRYLLRMTDWGVRPPTLMLGTLKVGDAVVIRFDLALGRK